In Sphingobium sp. Z007, one DNA window encodes the following:
- a CDS encoding DUF1289 domain-containing protein — protein METPCRNLCALDRERATCRGCGRTIAEIVHWRSMTDVARAAVMKRVQDFQPQRRA, from the coding sequence ATGGAGACGCCGTGCCGTAATCTATGCGCGCTCGACCGCGAACGCGCGACCTGCAGGGGTTGCGGCCGGACGATCGCGGAGATCGTCCACTGGCGCAGCATGACCGATGTAGCGCGGGCCGCCGTCATGAAGCGGGTGCAGGACTTCCAGCCCCAGCGGCGGGCTTAA
- the def gene encoding peptide deformylase — protein MAILPILEAPDPRLRTISTPVDAIDDDLQRLIDDMFETMYDAPGIGLAAIQVGVPKRVLVMDLQEPESDEEDAKPVKKPMVFINPQILKGSEELSVYQEGCLSVPDQYAEVERPAVIRASWMDRDGRIHEEQLEGLLATCLQHEMDHLEGVLFIDHLSRLKRDMLLKKLNKARRAA, from the coding sequence ATGGCAATCCTACCGATCCTCGAGGCGCCCGACCCGCGCCTGCGCACCATTTCGACCCCTGTGGATGCGATCGATGACGATCTGCAGCGGCTGATCGACGATATGTTCGAAACGATGTACGACGCGCCGGGCATTGGCCTGGCCGCGATCCAGGTCGGCGTGCCCAAACGGGTGTTGGTAATGGACCTGCAGGAACCCGAATCGGATGAAGAAGACGCCAAGCCGGTCAAGAAGCCGATGGTCTTCATCAATCCGCAGATTTTGAAGGGCTCGGAGGAATTGTCGGTCTATCAGGAAGGCTGCCTGTCCGTCCCCGACCAATATGCCGAGGTGGAGCGCCCGGCGGTGATCCGCGCCAGTTGGATGGATAGGGATGGCCGCATCCATGAAGAACAGCTCGAAGGTCTGCTCGCCACCTGCCTCCAGCATGAGATGGATCATCTGGAAGGCGTGTTGTTCATCGACCATCTGTCGCGCCTGAAGCGCGATATGCTGCTCAAGAAACTGAACAAGGCCCGCCGCGCGGCCTGA
- a CDS encoding sensor domain-containing diguanylate cyclase, translated as MSEPPPSAAAEDVAAALALAQRRFEATFLHAPVGIAHVGLDGRFLLVNPRFCEISGYDTETLIRTGFQQITHPDDLHADEALLARLNAGELPRYAMEKRYIRPDGAIIWINLTVAMVRDDDDRPELYVAVIEDLSDLRQASFEAVHDPLTGLLNRRGFACRAKDVLAHAAHARLCVSLLFLDLDGFKQLNDGQGHAAGDACLVDIAQLLKAQADAGDVVARIGGDEFLVLLADRDAPAVQVFGEDARLAIAAYGMGISGSFGLVTADTPDPADLDRLIACADDVMRAAKRAGKNQVRAAALM; from the coding sequence TTGTCGGAGCCGCCTCCTTCCGCTGCGGCCGAGGACGTCGCCGCCGCGCTCGCGCTGGCGCAGCGCCGGTTCGAGGCGACCTTTCTGCATGCGCCGGTCGGCATCGCGCATGTCGGGCTGGACGGTCGCTTCCTGCTGGTGAATCCGCGCTTCTGCGAAATCAGCGGCTATGACACGGAAACGCTGATCCGCACCGGATTCCAGCAGATCACCCATCCAGACGATCTGCACGCGGACGAGGCACTGCTGGCGCGGCTCAACGCGGGCGAATTGCCGCGTTATGCCATGGAAAAACGCTATATCCGTCCCGATGGGGCGATCATCTGGATCAACCTGACCGTTGCGATGGTGCGCGACGATGATGACCGGCCCGAACTCTATGTGGCAGTGATCGAGGATCTTTCCGACCTGCGCCAAGCCAGCTTCGAAGCGGTGCATGATCCGCTGACCGGCCTGCTCAACCGTCGTGGTTTCGCCTGCCGGGCCAAGGACGTACTGGCCCATGCGGCTCATGCCCGGCTCTGCGTCAGCCTGCTGTTCCTTGATCTTGATGGCTTCAAACAGTTGAACGACGGGCAGGGCCATGCCGCGGGCGACGCCTGCCTGGTCGATATCGCCCAATTGCTCAAGGCGCAGGCGGACGCAGGCGATGTCGTCGCGCGGATTGGGGGTGACGAATTTCTCGTTCTGTTGGCGGATCGGGACGCGCCAGCGGTCCAGGTCTTTGGCGAGGATGCGCGGCTGGCGATCGCCGCCTATGGCATGGGCATCAGCGGCAGCTTCGGTCTCGTCACCGCAGACACGCCCGATCCGGCCGATCTCGACCGGCTGATCGCCTGCGCCGACGATGTGATGCGCGCGGCCAAGCGCGCGGGCAAGAATCAGGTCCGCGCCGCCGCCCTCATGTGA
- a CDS encoding queuosine precursor transporter: protein MSDGVVHKVDAGALGARPLRYYDFFMAAFVAILLLSNLIGAAKLSTLGGFTFGAGILFFPLGYVIGDVLTEVYGYARARRCVWAGFAAMLFMALMSWVVVALPPADGWPDQKAYEAVFGSTWRIVFASLVAFWAGELANSFVLARMKILTQGRHLWMRTIGSTVIGQGVDSLLFYPLAFWGDWSNAQVLTVMVTNWAMKVGWEAVLTPVTYMVVNGLKRREGLDVYDSGTDFTPFRTRL from the coding sequence ATGAGCGATGGGGTAGTGCACAAGGTCGATGCAGGGGCGCTGGGTGCGCGGCCGCTGCGCTATTATGATTTCTTCATGGCGGCCTTCGTCGCCATCCTGCTGCTGTCCAACCTGATCGGTGCGGCCAAGCTGTCCACGCTGGGCGGCTTCACCTTCGGCGCCGGCATCCTCTTCTTTCCCCTGGGCTATGTGATCGGCGACGTGCTGACGGAGGTCTATGGCTATGCCCGTGCCCGCCGCTGCGTCTGGGCCGGGTTCGCCGCGATGCTGTTCATGGCCCTGATGAGCTGGGTCGTTGTCGCGCTGCCGCCCGCGGATGGCTGGCCCGACCAGAAAGCCTATGAGGCGGTGTTCGGCAGCACATGGCGGATCGTCTTCGCCTCGCTCGTGGCCTTCTGGGCAGGCGAACTGGCCAACAGCTTCGTGCTTGCCCGCATGAAAATACTGACGCAGGGTCGGCATTTGTGGATGCGCACCATCGGCTCCACCGTGATCGGCCAGGGCGTGGACAGCCTGCTCTTCTATCCGCTGGCCTTCTGGGGCGACTGGAGCAATGCGCAGGTGCTGACGGTGATGGTGACCAACTGGGCAATGAAGGTCGGCTGGGAAGCGGTGCTGACGCCGGTCACCTATATGGTGGTCAACGGTCTCAAGCGCCGCGAAGGGCTGGACGTCTATGACAGCGGTACCGACTTCACGCCGTTCCGCACCCGCCTCTGA
- the fsa gene encoding fructose-6-phosphate aldolase yields MKFFVDTADTADIRDLAATGLLDGVTTNPSLIHKSGRKFLEVVEEICGIVDGPVSAEVVALDHETMMKEAAVLRKIADNVCIKVPLTIDGLKTCKALTDDGALVNVTLCFSANQALLAAKAGASFISPFVGRHDDNGFDGMALIQDIRLIYDNYGFDTEILVASVRHPIHVLEAARIGADVMTAPPAVIKMLSKHVLTDKGLEGFAADWAKTGQTIL; encoded by the coding sequence GTGAAATTCTTCGTCGACACCGCCGACACCGCCGACATCCGCGATCTGGCCGCCACTGGCCTGTTGGACGGCGTGACCACCAACCCCTCGCTGATCCACAAGTCGGGCCGCAAATTCCTCGAAGTGGTCGAAGAAATCTGCGGCATCGTCGATGGCCCCGTGTCCGCCGAAGTCGTTGCGCTCGACCATGAGACGATGATGAAGGAAGCCGCCGTGTTGCGGAAGATCGCGGACAATGTCTGCATCAAGGTGCCGTTGACCATCGACGGGCTCAAGACCTGCAAGGCGCTGACCGACGACGGCGCGCTGGTCAATGTGACGCTGTGCTTTTCGGCTAATCAGGCGTTGCTCGCTGCAAAGGCCGGCGCCAGCTTCATCTCGCCCTTCGTCGGCCGGCATGACGATAATGGCTTCGATGGCATGGCGCTGATCCAGGATATCCGCCTGATCTACGACAACTACGGCTTCGACACCGAAATCCTGGTCGCCAGCGTGCGCCACCCCATCCATGTGCTGGAAGCGGCCCGCATCGGCGCGGACGTGATGACCGCGCCGCCCGCCGTCATCAAGATGCTGTCCAAGCATGTGCTGACCGACAAGGGCCTCGAAGGTTTCGCCGCCGATTGGGCCAAGACCGGCCAGACGATCCTCTGA
- the truA gene encoding tRNA pseudouridine(38-40) synthase TruA — protein MTRFAFTVEFDGRPFMGWQRQAHGPSVQQTIEDAIFAVTGERVAIHAAGRTDAGVHGLAMRAHADIDKTIAPFRLMGAINARMRPAPVSILACEPAVDDWHARFSCIGRSYIYRIANRRAPLTFERGLAWWVIQPLDVPAMQDAAQILVGRHDFTTFRSAHCQAQSPVKSLDRLDVTRDGDRIAIHAAARSFLHHQVRSMVGCLAMVGMGRWTANDLRAALAARDRAALGLNAPPDGLYFVRADYPDPTVT, from the coding sequence ATGACCCGTTTCGCCTTCACCGTGGAATTCGACGGCCGCCCCTTCATGGGCTGGCAGCGCCAGGCCCATGGCCCCAGCGTGCAGCAAACAATCGAGGATGCGATCTTCGCCGTGACCGGCGAGCGCGTCGCGATCCATGCCGCCGGGCGCACCGATGCTGGCGTCCACGGCCTGGCCATGCGCGCCCATGCCGATATCGACAAGACCATCGCGCCCTTTCGACTTATGGGGGCGATTAACGCCCGCATGCGGCCCGCCCCCGTCTCCATCCTGGCGTGCGAGCCAGCCGTGGACGATTGGCATGCGCGTTTTTCCTGTATCGGGCGGTCCTATATCTATCGCATCGCCAACCGCCGCGCGCCGCTGACCTTCGAACGGGGACTGGCGTGGTGGGTGATTCAGCCGCTCGACGTGCCGGCAATGCAGGACGCGGCGCAGATACTGGTCGGGCGGCACGATTTCACCACCTTCCGATCCGCCCATTGCCAGGCGCAAAGCCCGGTCAAGTCGCTCGACCGGCTGGATGTGACACGCGACGGCGACCGCATCGCGATCCATGCGGCGGCCCGCTCCTTCCTTCATCATCAGGTGCGGTCGATGGTCGGGTGCCTGGCGATGGTCGGCATGGGGCGATGGACCGCGAACGATCTACGCGCGGCGCTGGCGGCTAGGGATCGGGCGGCGCTGGGCCTCAACGCCCCGCCGGACGGGCTGTATTTCGTGCGGGCGGACTATCCCGATCCGACCGTCACATGA
- the phoB gene encoding phosphate regulon transcriptional regulator PhoB, whose protein sequence is MARAKMLLVEDDAALAELLIWHFKREDFDVAHTVDGEEALLMAQENVPDIVLLDWMVESLSGIEVCRRLRRMNGTANIPIIMLTARGEEEDRVRGLETGADDYVTKPFSPRELVARVGAVLRRVRPALAGETLTFSDVEMDTVGHKVRRSGQVIPLGPTEFRLLKHFLEHPGWVFSRERLLDSVWGQDSDIELRTVDVHIRRLRKAINGDGQYQDIIRTVRSAGYALDTDGIG, encoded by the coding sequence ATGGCACGAGCGAAAATGCTGCTGGTCGAGGACGACGCCGCGCTGGCCGAACTCCTCATCTGGCATTTCAAGCGCGAGGATTTCGACGTCGCCCACACGGTCGACGGCGAAGAAGCGCTGCTGATGGCGCAGGAAAATGTCCCCGACATCGTGCTGCTCGACTGGATGGTCGAAAGCCTGTCTGGCATCGAAGTGTGCCGCCGCCTGCGCCGCATGAACGGCACCGCCAACATTCCAATCATCATGCTCACCGCGCGCGGTGAGGAAGAGGATCGGGTCCGCGGCCTGGAAACCGGCGCGGACGATTATGTGACCAAGCCCTTCTCCCCGCGCGAACTGGTGGCGCGGGTCGGCGCGGTGCTGCGCCGCGTGCGCCCGGCGCTCGCCGGCGAAACGCTGACCTTTTCCGACGTGGAGATGGACACGGTCGGCCACAAGGTCCGCCGCAGCGGCCAGGTGATCCCACTCGGCCCCACCGAGTTCCGCCTGCTCAAGCATTTCCTGGAGCATCCCGGCTGGGTCTTCTCGCGCGAGCGGCTGCTCGACAGCGTCTGGGGCCAGGATAGCGACATCGAATTGCGCACGGTGGACGTCCATATCCGCCGCCTGCGCAAGGCGATCAATGGCGACGGCCAGTATCAGGACATCATCCGCACGGTGCGGTCCGCCGGCTATGCGCTGGACACCGACGGAATAGGCTGA
- a CDS encoding primosomal protein N', with translation MSRARVLILNAALGPLDYRVPHGMAVTPGSIVVAPLGPRQLIGVVWEEDSFPDVETVGDNRLRNLMEVVDAPPLPEPLRRLIEWTADYYLSPPAAVLRMALSSMSALEGTRTVIEYRATGAVPERMTEQRAQALERIGERQGLIRELAMIGGVSDAVIRGLIKQDIFEPVEVSVDTPFPMPDPGHAQPVLSEAQTSAATVMADAVRAHDFAPFLLDGVTGSGKTEVYFEAIAAAIRADRQVLVLLPEIALTEPFLERFEKRFGTVPVNWHSGLRQTERRRAWRAIATGQAQVVVGARSALFLPYPNLGLIVVDEAHEASFKQEDGVHYHARDVAVMRGLIEKFPVILASATPAIETRHQVELGRYAEIKLPSRYGGAEMPSIEGINLLTDPPERGRWIAPPLVKAIDAVMEKGEQSLLFLNRRGYAPLTLCRHCGYRFQCPNCTAWMVEHRLTHRLACHHCGHVIPAPRRCPDCKEEDSLVACGPGVERIADEVKALWPQARTAIATSDTLSSPARVADFVKSVEAGDIDIIVGTQLVTKGYHFPNLTLVGVIDADLGLEGGDLRAAERTFQQIVQVAGRAGRGEKPGKVFIQTRMPTSEVIESLIEGDTERFYAVETENRRRANAPPFGRFAAIIISSEDADEAAQTARLIGKSAPVIEGMRVYGPAPAPLSVLRGRHRHRLLIHATRQVDIQAAIREWLGNLAWKSGTRVAVDVDPYSFM, from the coding sequence ATGTCCCGCGCCCGCGTCCTCATCCTCAACGCTGCCCTTGGCCCGCTCGATTATCGCGTGCCGCATGGCATGGCGGTCACGCCCGGCAGCATCGTCGTCGCGCCGCTGGGGCCGCGCCAGTTGATCGGCGTGGTGTGGGAAGAGGACAGCTTCCCCGATGTGGAGACGGTCGGCGACAATCGGCTGCGCAATCTAATGGAGGTGGTGGACGCGCCGCCGCTGCCCGAACCACTGCGGCGGCTGATCGAATGGACGGCGGATTATTATCTCAGCCCGCCCGCCGCTGTGTTGCGCATGGCGCTGTCATCCATGTCCGCGCTGGAGGGGACGCGCACCGTCATCGAATATCGGGCGACCGGGGCCGTGCCCGAACGGATGACCGAGCAGCGCGCCCAAGCGTTGGAACGGATCGGCGAGCGGCAGGGGCTGATCCGCGAACTGGCGATGATCGGCGGGGTCAGCGACGCCGTGATCCGCGGCCTCATCAAGCAGGATATCTTCGAGCCGGTCGAGGTGAGCGTCGACACGCCCTTCCCCATGCCCGATCCCGGTCATGCCCAACCTGTCCTGTCGGAAGCCCAGACCAGCGCTGCGACCGTCATGGCGGACGCAGTGCGCGCGCATGATTTCGCGCCCTTCCTGCTCGACGGCGTCACCGGATCGGGCAAGACGGAAGTCTATTTCGAGGCGATCGCGGCGGCGATCCGGGCGGACCGACAGGTGCTGGTGCTGCTGCCCGAAATCGCGCTGACCGAGCCGTTTCTTGAGCGGTTCGAGAAGCGGTTCGGGACTGTGCCGGTCAACTGGCACAGCGGCCTGCGCCAGACCGAGCGGCGGCGGGCCTGGCGGGCGATCGCGACAGGCCAGGCGCAAGTGGTGGTGGGCGCGCGGTCGGCTTTGTTCCTGCCCTATCCCAATCTGGGCCTGATCGTCGTGGACGAGGCGCATGAGGCGAGTTTCAAGCAGGAGGATGGCGTCCATTATCATGCCCGCGACGTGGCGGTGATGCGCGGCCTCATAGAAAAATTTCCGGTCATATTGGCGTCCGCCACCCCCGCGATCGAGACGCGGCATCAGGTGGAGCTGGGTCGCTATGCGGAGATCAAGCTGCCCTCGCGCTATGGCGGGGCGGAAATGCCGAGCATCGAAGGCATCAACCTGCTGACCGACCCGCCCGAACGCGGCCGCTGGATCGCGCCGCCTTTGGTCAAGGCGATCGACGCGGTGATGGAGAAGGGCGAGCAGAGCCTGCTGTTCCTCAACCGGCGCGGCTATGCGCCGCTGACGCTGTGCCGCCATTGCGGCTATCGCTTCCAATGCCCCAATTGCACCGCGTGGATGGTCGAGCATCGGCTGACCCATCGGCTGGCCTGCCATCATTGCGGCCATGTCATCCCGGCCCCGCGCCGCTGCCCCGATTGCAAGGAAGAGGACAGCCTGGTTGCGTGCGGCCCCGGCGTCGAGCGGATCGCGGACGAGGTAAAGGCGCTGTGGCCGCAGGCCCGCACCGCCATCGCCACGTCCGACACGCTGTCATCCCCCGCCCGCGTCGCCGATTTCGTGAAGTCGGTGGAGGCGGGCGACATCGACATCATCGTCGGCACGCAACTCGTCACCAAGGGCTATCACTTCCCCAACCTGACGCTGGTCGGCGTGATCGACGCGGACCTGGGGCTGGAGGGCGGCGACCTGCGCGCGGCCGAGCGCACCTTCCAGCAGATCGTGCAGGTCGCCGGACGCGCCGGGCGCGGCGAGAAGCCGGGCAAGGTGTTCATCCAGACGCGGATGCCGACCAGCGAGGTGATCGAATCGCTGATCGAGGGCGATACCGAACGCTTCTATGCGGTCGAGACCGAGAACAGGCGGCGCGCCAACGCCCCGCCCTTCGGCCGCTTCGCCGCGATCATCATTTCCAGCGAGGATGCCGACGAAGCGGCGCAGACCGCGCGGCTGATCGGCAAATCGGCGCCGGTGATCGAAGGGATGCGCGTCTATGGCCCTGCGCCTGCGCCGCTGTCCGTCCTGCGCGGGCGGCATCGCCATCGGTTGCTGATCCATGCGACGCGGCAGGTCGATATTCAGGCGGCGATCCGCGAATGGCTGGGCAATCTGGCGTGGAAATCGGGAACACGCGTGGCGGTCGACGTCGATCCCTACAGCTTCATGTGA
- the ada gene encoding bifunctional DNA-binding transcriptional regulator/O6-methylguanine-DNA methyltransferase Ada, whose translation MNQMTRLKPDAVAMPDHDACWAAFLARDRAMDGRFVGCVATTGIYCKPSCAARHPKRGNMTFLPDPAAARAAGYRACLRCHPDAVGRDRLAVAAAIAFIEAAEDTPQLDAIAAHAGYAPHHFHRLFKRETGMTPAAYARGVRAGRLKAALAQPGSVTAAIYDAGYNAPSRAYADAQQHLGMTPSAWKDGGRGAAIRWRVVNSSLGPMLVAATDKGLCRISFGEGEAELRARFPHAALLPADDALDAMAQRVAALVDDPAADTDLPIDVRGTAFQQAVWAALRAIPPGETRSYGEIAAAIGRPGAVRAAGTACGGNSLAVLIPCHRVVRGDGGLGGYAWGVEKKRALLAQEKGK comes from the coding sequence ATGAACCAGATGACTCGCCTCAAACCCGATGCTGTGGCCATGCCGGACCACGACGCCTGCTGGGCGGCTTTCCTGGCGCGCGACCGGGCGATGGATGGCCGCTTCGTCGGCTGCGTCGCGACGACCGGCATCTATTGCAAGCCCAGTTGCGCCGCGCGGCACCCGAAGCGGGGGAATATGACCTTCCTGCCCGATCCGGCGGCCGCGAGGGCGGCGGGCTATCGCGCCTGCCTGCGCTGCCATCCCGACGCGGTCGGGCGTGACCGACTGGCCGTGGCGGCCGCGATCGCGTTCATTGAGGCGGCGGAGGATACGCCCCAATTGGACGCGATCGCGGCCCATGCCGGTTATGCACCGCATCATTTCCACCGCCTGTTCAAGCGCGAGACGGGAATGACCCCGGCCGCCTATGCCCGCGGCGTGCGGGCGGGGCGGCTCAAGGCGGCGCTGGCGCAGCCGGGCAGCGTGACCGCGGCTATCTATGACGCGGGCTATAATGCGCCCAGCCGCGCCTATGCCGATGCGCAGCAGCATCTGGGCATGACGCCCAGCGCCTGGAAGGATGGCGGCCGCGGCGCGGCGATTCGCTGGCGTGTGGTGAACAGCAGCCTGGGACCGATGCTGGTGGCGGCGACGGACAAGGGGTTGTGCCGGATCAGCTTTGGCGAGGGGGAGGCAGAGTTGCGCGCCCGCTTCCCGCACGCCGCGCTGTTGCCCGCGGACGACGCGCTCGACGCGATGGCGCAGCGTGTGGCGGCGCTGGTCGATGATCCTGCGGCCGACACTGACCTGCCGATCGACGTGCGCGGCACCGCCTTCCAGCAGGCGGTCTGGGCGGCATTGCGCGCCATCCCGCCGGGCGAGACGCGCAGCTATGGCGAGATCGCGGCGGCGATCGGCCGCCCCGGCGCGGTGCGCGCGGCGGGCACGGCGTGCGGCGGCAATAGCCTGGCCGTCCTCATCCCCTGCCACCGCGTCGTGCGGGGCGATGGCGGCCTGGGCGGCTATGCCTGGGGCGTCGAAAAGAAGCGGGCGCTGCTGGCGCAGGAAAAGGGCAAGTAG
- the recR gene encoding recombination mediator RecR — MASPEIETLTQALSRLPGLGPRSARRAVLHLLKKREGALEPLLRALEAVNERLVTCHICGNVDTVDPCGICADPRRDARALCVVEDVADLWALDKSRLFPGRFHVLGGRLSALEGVRPEDLTIDALVARLEPGGVDEVVLAMNATLEGQTTAHYLAERLERFPIRLTQLAHGVPVGGELDYLDEGTLAQALRARRPVG, encoded by the coding sequence ATGGCTTCACCTGAAATCGAAACGCTGACCCAGGCGCTGTCCCGCCTGCCCGGCCTTGGCCCCCGTTCGGCCCGGCGCGCGGTGCTGCATCTGCTGAAAAAGCGGGAGGGCGCGCTGGAGCCGCTGCTGCGCGCGCTGGAGGCGGTGAACGAGCGGCTGGTCACCTGCCATATTTGCGGCAATGTCGACACGGTCGATCCCTGCGGCATCTGCGCCGATCCGCGCCGCGACGCGCGTGCGCTGTGCGTGGTGGAGGATGTCGCGGACCTGTGGGCGCTCGACAAGTCGCGTCTCTTTCCCGGTCGCTTCCATGTGCTGGGCGGTCGGCTGTCGGCATTGGAGGGGGTGCGGCCGGAGGATCTCACGATCGACGCGCTGGTCGCGCGGCTGGAGCCGGGCGGCGTGGACGAAGTGGTGCTGGCGATGAACGCCACGCTGGAGGGGCAGACGACCGCCCATTATCTGGCCGAACGGCTGGAGCGATTTCCCATCCGTCTTACGCAGCTCGCCCATGGCGTGCCGGTCGGCGGGGAACTGGATTATCTGGACGAAGGCACGCTGGCCCAGGCGCTGCGGGCGCGGCGGCCGGTGGGTTAG
- the fmt gene encoding methionyl-tRNA formyltransferase — protein MRIIYMGTPDFAVPALDALAKAGHDIVAVYSQPPRPAGRGKGLRPSPVHVRAEEMGIEVRTPVSLKDSDVQAAFAALDADVAVVAAYGLILPRAVLGAPRHGCMNIHASLLPRWRGAAPIQRAILSGDNVTGVTIMDMEAGLDTGPMRAKYITPIEYKTAGQLTVELAQAGADLMVEVLDDVSLHPALAQPNEGVTYAAKIDKAEARIDFTRPAIQVERQVRAFNPFPGAFFEYGGERFRILAAHVEHEDGAPGALLDDALLIGCGHGAIRVTQIQRAGKGAMTPEDLLRGYAMPQGSRVDG, from the coding sequence ATGCGTATCATCTATATGGGCACCCCCGATTTCGCCGTTCCGGCGCTCGACGCGCTGGCGAAAGCGGGTCATGACATCGTCGCGGTCTACAGCCAGCCGCCCCGCCCGGCCGGTCGTGGCAAGGGTTTGCGCCCTTCCCCGGTCCATGTTCGGGCCGAAGAGATGGGGATAGAAGTCCGCACGCCCGTATCGCTGAAAGATAGCGACGTACAGGCCGCCTTCGCCGCGCTCGACGCCGATGTCGCGGTGGTCGCCGCTTATGGGTTGATCCTGCCGCGCGCAGTGCTGGGCGCGCCGCGCCACGGCTGCATGAACATCCACGCATCGCTGCTGCCACGCTGGCGCGGCGCGGCGCCGATCCAGCGGGCGATCCTGTCGGGCGACAATGTCACCGGCGTCACCATCATGGATATGGAAGCGGGCCTGGACACCGGGCCGATGCGCGCCAAATACATCACCCCGATCGAATATAAGACCGCTGGCCAGCTGACCGTCGAACTGGCGCAGGCGGGCGCAGACCTGATGGTCGAGGTGCTGGACGACGTCTCGCTGCACCCGGCCTTGGCGCAGCCTAACGAGGGTGTCACCTATGCGGCCAAGATCGACAAGGCGGAGGCACGGATCGACTTTACCCGCCCGGCGATCCAGGTCGAGCGCCAGGTGCGGGCCTTCAATCCGTTCCCCGGCGCCTTCTTCGAATATGGCGGCGAACGGTTCCGCATTCTGGCGGCGCATGTCGAACATGAGGACGGCGCGCCGGGCGCATTGCTGGACGACGCACTGCTGATCGGCTGTGGCCACGGGGCCATCCGCGTCACACAAATCCAGCGCGCGGGGAAGGGCGCGATGACGCCGGAGGATTTGCTGCGCGGCTATGCCATGCCGCAGGGGAGCCGGGTGGATGGATAG